A single Anopheles funestus chromosome 2RL, idAnoFuneDA-416_04, whole genome shotgun sequence DNA region contains:
- the LOC125763936 gene encoding zinc finger protein 391-like — protein MQCRICLKQCDDNDNEKSATLFHSFINGVHIGEFINDLFDLQMAEDDSLPQTVCEQCHLELQIVSIFRDRLLMSEKTLRTSIQYGEAVTYEEGLVEESIASCTATTSTLDPAEQDSMTTASRCSNCKKMIYETEPTYLVQQSCPSSGITNKVLCQECYQQIPTGQKETEGGVQKASIQAKLDISPLTIDLQPSDPPNIGSKPYRFCCVTHCSEQFTDEAALIKHTQAIHAIKINKNRENQEPGRPFKCNICFRAFASSKNLRVHQLVRSNVHYRNFTCNTCPFRAGSLAALTIHKRSHTGERPFECDSCEKRFYSEALLKSHQVCHRGERPFECSYCSKKFARKRNMMEHFWLCQSDEKPYQCDDCSARFKTMQHLRLHRRLHTGEKPYTCSLCAKNFHYINDRKRHELSHAGTKPYSCKTCDASYTRKYALSMHERTHTGEQPFGCTDCGKRFSQSSLLKRHLARHRRGENSVLSKQQNSSAGRKSRLKKVVTNSN, from the exons atgcaGTGTAGAATATGTTTGAAACAGTGCGATGATAATGATAACGAAAAAAGTGCAACACTTTTCCATTCTTTCATTAACGGTGTGCACATTGGAGAGTTCAtcaatgatttgtttgatcTCCAG aTGGCTGAAGATGATTCTCTTCCACAAACCGTTTGCGAACAATGTCATCTTGAGCTTCAAATAGTATCGATTTTCCGAGATAGGCTTCTCATGTCTGAGAAAACTCTTCGCACATCGATTCAGTACGGAGAAGCTGTAACTTACGAAGAAGGACTAGTAGAAGAATCCATTGCGTCATGTACAGCTACTACATCTACACTGGATCCGGCAGAACAAGACTCGATGACGACGGCTAGCCGTTGTAGCAATTGTAAAAAGATGATATACGAAACGGAACCAACCTATCTGGTTCAGCAAAGCTGTCCTTCGAGCGGCATTACCAACAAAGTACTCTGCCAAGAATGTTACCAACAGATCCCTACTGGTCAGAAAGAAACCGAGGGTGGTGTGCAGAAAGCTTCTATCCAAGCAAAGCTCGATATATCTCCACTAACAATCGATTTACAGCCATCAGACCCACCAAACATTGGTTCGAAACCATatcgtttttgttgtgtgacaCATTGTTCGGAGCAGTTTACCGATGAAGCAGCACTGATAAAGCACACACAGGCAATCCACgcgataaaaattaacaaaaatcgCGAAAATCAAGAACCTGGAAGACCGTTCAAGTGTAATATCTGCTTTCGAGCATTTGCATCGTCAAAAAATTTGCGCGTTCATCAGCTGGTTCGATCGAATGTGCACTATCGTAACTTCACGTGCAACACATGCCCTTTTCGTGCCGGTAGCTTAGCAGCCCTTACGATCCACAAGCGTTCCCATACCGGTGAGCGTCCGTTCGAGTGTGATTCTTGTGAGAAACGATTTTACTCTGAAGCTTTACTAAAATCGCATCAAGTTTGTCACCGAGGTGAGCGACCATTCGAATGTTCTTACTGTTCGAAAAAATTCGCACGCAAACGAAACATGATGGAGCACTTCTGGTTGTGCCAGTCGGATGAAAAACCGTACCAATGTGACGATTGTAGCGCTCGGTTTAAAACGATGCAGCACTTAAGATTGCATCGACGATTGCATACAGGAGAAAAGCCGTACACGTGTAgtctttgtgcaaaaaattttcactacaTAAATGATCGAAAGCGCCACGAACTGTCGCACGCGGGGACAAAACCGTACAGTTGCAAGACTTGCGATGCATCGTACACTCGGAAGTACGCCCTTTCCATGCACGAACGGACACATACGGGTGAGCAACCGTTTGGGTGTACTGACTGTGGAAAACGCTTCTCTCAATCTTCGTTGTTGAAGAGGCATCTGGCGCGGCATAGAAGGGGTGAAAATAGTGTATTAAGTAAGCAGCAGAATAGCTCAGCAGGGCGTAAAAGCCGACTGAAGAAAGTAGTAACGAATTCAAATTAA
- the LOC125763953 gene encoding zinc finger protein ZFP2-like, with protein MDLRELSPNDPTQNAINKQMLELPLASQHNINKSRPEEAVKFYQSDSDDPPRCTVQCTECGKWFLDHYFLSRHKLVHTKEKPHQCAKCLKSFTQKGSLATHMLIHLRVKKFQCSLCPMKFVQKGNLETHVKKRHPPLDDPVLENGFLCQKCPSAYKRAGRLQEHRARIHGEMVMFDQCLKQTTATSKQPSNDTPSTEDNEHGDDTTSSNEGSSASNKAQLKTEHDGEIMYTIIKSRRTEHMNGRTDKRRYECEICKAAFQKSAYLSQHMISHTGIRPHRCNICNKTFTSKQSYSTHMKLHSNTVRLFSCDKCEAAFNRYAALKRHQTMMHSALKFYFRCPYCENRFRWLHNVRTHIKVFHATSTELTLLEPVKESIKLEPHQAYEPC; from the exons ATGGATTTACGAGAG CTTTCGCCAAACGATCCTACACAAAATGCGATCAACAAGCAAATGCTGGAATTACCGCTGGCATCACAGcacaacataaacaaatcCCGGCCAGAAGAAgctgtaaaattttaccaGTCCGATTCAGACGACCCACCACGTTGTACCGTTCAGTGCACGGAAtgtggaaaatggtttctCGATCACTACTTCCTAAGTCGACACAAGTTAGTGCACACCAAGGAAAAACCTCACCAGTGCGCCAAATGTTTAAAATCCTTCACACAGAAGGGAAGCCTTGCGACACACATGCTTATTCATTTGCGTGTGAAAAAGTTTCAGTGCAGCCTCTGTCCGATGAAGTTCGTGCAAAAAGGTAATCTGGAAACACATGTAAAAAAACGACATCCACCGCTTGACGATCCGGTGTTAGAGAATGGTTTCCTCTGCCAAAAGTGTCCTTCCGCTTATAAAAGAGCTGGTCGGTTACAGGAACACCGTGCACGGATTCACGGTGAGATGGTAATGTTCGACCAGTGCTTAAAGCAAACAACGGCAACGAGTAAACAACCATCTAATGATACACCTTCCACTGAAGACAATGAGCATGGTGATGATACAACCTCATCGAATGAAGGTTCTTCCGCGTCAAACAAAGCACAACTAAAAACGGAACATGATGGAGAGATAATGTATACAATTATTAAAAGCCGCCGAACAGAGCACATGAACGGTAGGACTGACAAACGGCGGTACGAATGCGAAATATGCAAGGCTGCATTTCAAAAATCGGCATACCTTTCCCAGCACATGATTTCCCATACCGGTATTCGACCACACCGGTGCAATATCTGTAACAAGACTTTCACCTCCAAGCAGTCATACAGCACGCATATGAAGCTACATTCGAACACAGTTCGGTTGTTCAGCTGTGATAAATGTGAGGCAGCATTTAATCGTTATGCAGCGTTGAAAAGGCACCAAACGATGATGCACAGCGCACTAAAGTTTTATTTCCGTTGTCCTTATTGCGAGAATAGATTCCGTTGGCTGCATAACGTCCGAACTCAcataaaagtcttccacgcgACATCAACTGAGCTTACTTTGCTAGAACCGGTCAAAGAAAGCATCAAACTTGAACCGCATCAAGCGTATGAACCGTGTTAA
- the LOC125763989 gene encoding N-alpha-acetyltransferase 40 produces MSVSETVSRNQATSQQRCLQVANQQPNPLSEFPEFLSFKCNQSDGTELQLKLQCKRKADIDPKLLKWAFKLAERNVGPQYRACSLGWQPKIKQADLNKPWARYLVATDVATKKPAAYTMFRFDLDYGRSVLYCYEMQVEEEFQRKGLGAFMMKALEQMAQHFSMERVVLTVLKNNEDGMRFYRRLGYEVDEMSPDKEENAAYEIMSKSML; encoded by the coding sequence ATGTCTGTTTCGGAAACGGTATCTAGAAACCAGGCGACCTCACAGCAAAGGTGCCTCCAAGTGGCAAACCAGCAACCAAACCCTCTGTCGGAATTTCCTGAGTTTCTTAGCTTTAAATGCAACCAGTCCGATGGAACTGAGCTGCAGCTAAAGCTACAGTGCAAGCGGAAAGCCGACATAGATCCAAAACTGCTCAAGTGGGCATTTAAGCTAGCCGAGCGCAACGTTGGGCCCCAGTATCGGGCGTGTAGTTTAGGATGGCAGCCAAAGATTAAGCAGGCGGATCTGAACAAACCATGGGCACGGTATCTTGTAGCGACGGATGTGGCCACCAAAAAACCTGCAGCCTACACGATGTTTCGCTTCGATCTGGACTACGGTCGTAGCGTTCTGTACTGCTACGAGATGCAGGTGGAAGAGGAATTTCAGCGCAAAGGACTGGGAGCGTTCATGATGAAGGCGCTGGAACAGATGGCGCAACACTTTTCCATGGAGCGTGTCGTGCTGACGGTGCTGAAGAACAACGAGGATGGCATGCGATTTTATCGAAGGTTAGGTTACGAAGTGGATGAAATGTCCCCCGACAAGGAAGAAAACGCAGCCTACGAAATAATGAGCAAGTCAATGCTGTGA